The Anaerolineales bacterium genome includes the window CTCAGCCGCATCATCTCGTTTGCCTTCCGACTTCTGGGCAACATCTTCGCCGGGACGGTGCTGATCTTCGTGATGTCGTTCCTGGTTCCGTTCATCCTGCCGGCGGGGTTCTACGGCATCGAGGTCGCGGTCGGCATGATCCAGGCGGCGGTGTTTGCCCTGCTGGCGCTGGTGTTCATCAGTATGGCGACTCACGGCCACGGCGACGAGGCCCAGGGGAGCCCGGCCGCCGAACACTAGGGTCAACCCTTCGGGCGCAGCCCGCCCGACATTCTGAGAGGGACGGTCGCAGCCGTCCGCCATTTGGGAGCGGAGGAACAAGACATGGATCTGGCAGCAGCACGGGCGCTGGGAGCGGGACTGGCCATTGGATTGGGGGCGATCGGCCCAGGCATCGGCATCGGACTGTTGATGCTCGGGGCTCTGCAGGCGATGGGCCGCAACCCGGATGCCGCCGGCACAATCACGACCAACATGATCCTGGGTGTGGCCTTCACCGAAGCCATCGCCATCTACGCCCTGGTCATCGCCTTGATTCTGATTTTCGTCGGCATCTAGCCGGGCGGGAGGTGAGCTTTGGAACAGTTGGAACCGCTTGGCATCAATCTGACCTTCTTGATCACCCAGATCGTCAATTTCATTCTGCTGGTGCTGATCCTGTACGCTGTGGCCTGGAAGCCGATCATGCGTATGCTGGACCGGCGCCGGGAGACGATCGCCAAGGGACTCGAGGACGCCCGGGTAGCAGCTGAGGCCCGCGCCAACGCCGAGAAAGAGGCCGAAGGGGTTCTGGCCAAGGCTCAGCAGCAGGCCAATGAGCTCGTGCAGCAGGCGACGGTGCGAGCCGAGAAGCTCGAACGCGAGCTGCGGACCGCCGCCGAGAACGATTCGCAGGCCCAGCGCCAGGCCGCCCTGGCCGAGGCCGAGCAGGAGAAGCTCACCGTCCTCGGCGAGCTGCGAGGTCAAGTCCCGGCGCTGGCTATCGCCGCCGCCCACAAGATCATCGGCGAGGCGCTCGACGAGCGCCGCCAGCATGCGTTGATCGCCGAGCTCTTCAGCGGGGTCAAGGGAGGCAAGGTTGCGGCTCTGGAAGACCAGGCGCTCCCGGGCCAGACGG containing:
- the atpE gene encoding ATP synthase F0 subunit C — encoded protein: MDLAAARALGAGLAIGLGAIGPGIGIGLLMLGALQAMGRNPDAAGTITTNMILGVAFTEAIAIYALVIALILIFVGI
- the atpF gene encoding F0F1 ATP synthase subunit B — encoded protein: MEQLEPLGINLTFLITQIVNFILLVLILYAVAWKPIMRMLDRRRETIAKGLEDARVAAEARANAEKEAEGVLAKAQQQANELVQQATVRAEKLERELRTAAENDSQAQRQAALAEAEQEKLTVLGELRGQVPALAIAAAHKIIGEALDERRQHALIAELFSGVKGGKVAALEDQALPGQTAEVISALPLTEAEQGAIRKDVLGRMGSGATVAFRVDPRILGGLVIRSGGRMVDASVAGKLEGLRRSLQ